In Miscanthus floridulus cultivar M001 chromosome 19, ASM1932011v1, whole genome shotgun sequence, the DNA window tacacttctttgataaatctggctgctaaaagtcatgtaacttctaccctaatagcctcctttttgtcgtgagcgaaccatcatagcttctgcttgatgggtttggccttgccatcgataattaaggagtgctcgatcaagtttcgaggtacaccgggcatgtcagtgggtttccatgcgaacacactcacgttgctcctcaagaacctaacgagcgtgtcttcctatttaggatccaggttggccctgataagggccgttttgctaggatcaccattGACTAGctagatctctttgtgctctttggacttgatgttcttgcgtggggcctcgagctctaggatctccaggtggttggctggggtctgcttggcatcgagcgtggtcttggccatatgaatagagaggttgtgagcctctgctattctgAAGCTATCATCCTCACAGGTGTAAGCtgtgtatacgttgcccctgagagttagaacccccttcttagtaggcatcttgagcaccaaatacctgtagtgaggtatggccatgaacttggtgagcgctggtcagccaaggatagcatggtaggtgcctttgaagtcagtgaccacgaagttgacgtagtcggtgcagaagtggtctaggataccaaattgcataggtagcatgatctgcccgagaggtgtggagctctgtccagggagaacaccctagaactgtgcctcatatggcttgagatcagcttgggttatctttagggctggcaaactgttcttaaacagtatatcgatggaactgccaccgtcaatcaacactctatcgaactgaaccttattaatacaaggatcgagaactagaGGAAAACACCCTGacttaggtattgcagcccattggtcctttctgctaaaggagatctcgcagtgagaccaaggagggagccacagatcgacgatgaggttgtcggcattggccacgttcaagcaagcatgggcgagcagcttgcgctctcgtttggtctcgatggacactgtgcccccaatgatggtgtggacgcggtcggttggcttgatgtacttgtgatggggatctacgtcttcatcatcgttgtcctcgttacgctgctcccctgcgtcgttaggcttgtcggatttatCTGGAGCCTGTTGGTGAgagtagatggatttgagaacacggcaattctccatggtatggtttgacttgggatggagctagtagggtcctttcaatgctttagcATAGTCTTCTTTATAGTTGCgacatccgccaccttttttaacgatgttgacttcgccgtcatcttcccgagcacgcttgcccctgtaatcgtcatggcgattacgccgctgattacgctggttgtggtggtcacgagaatcgttgcgctggttgcggtgatcaaaattatcgttccaaccacggttgccgtggtagtcgtcgtggtgtgggggtgatcggagcgtggaacccttgctgcttcttcaatgattatctttttaacatcatcggcgtccgcatattttttagcagtagctaggagcgctgtgaccgacttaggtcttttgcggaggagcttgtcccttagggcatcatagaagcggagaccagtgatgaaagcttcgattacctcattgtcggagattaatgggaccttgatgcgcatctccaagaagcgtcgaacgtactcgcgtagtggctcatctttgtgatctcaAATCtactgtagatcatatttgttgccgggttgttcacaagtagcaatgaagttgtcgatgaatgcttgcttgagctcttgccaagaatcaaagtagtttgccggcaagctgaccagccattggtggcctgcatggccgacagcGACTGTGAAGTAATTAGATatgacatgctcatcagccatggctgatctgcatgtggtttcatagagcatgacccataactaggggttctccttgccgtcgtacttctagagtttttccagcttgaagttttttggccacacgacttggcgaaggtgaggagtaaactgcttcaaacccgaagggccgtgggtagtatcatattccatacggcgatagctttcatgggatgcacgatcattggctctttggttaatgcgatcgcgcagatcgcgttctctgagggaatggcagagattgttattgccatcacggtgatcccgaTTGCCCCCCTGGTTGACCCTATGACcgtggttatcatggcgattatCGCAGTTGTCTCGTCGATTATCATCTTAGTTGttgtggcggttgtcgtcccgaccaccatcatgaccaccgtttccgccttgacagttgtctggtggatcgttgttgcgcgagccacattggttggatggctgtgggcgacttgagtactggcgactgtggcttgattcgactgagacggatggagcccgggcttggtttgcaatctctgcggtctgggctatagcagccatcaggtaggcttgtacatcatcacgaattgcctagATTTCcgaggtattgggtagtcgttgtaTTATCACCATAGTAAccgctacgttggcgcttggaatcctaaagacctgcttttcccctaccctatcaaaggcattgttgagatcgcatggctggaaccttatgcgtcgtgccttctcttctgcctcagctttggcttgtctgcgattaaaccggtcaatattgcatgcttcacgtgctagcctttcttgttctgtttcaccaactgccggtggttcatcattactgacgacattgatcaagtctcttcgccttggtgggaaggatgggaatcgtgggaactccagggagtggtctaggatatctagatcatattcaacttcttcattgtcacgatgctggagctcagtgtggatggagccattagatgcgatgccggacggggagcttgaaccgccctcttgaactatgtggaccgatccttcttgatactcctcaatccgaaccatgttgatgaagttgcgtggcttttgCCGAGgttgatgtataaaacacagatctgagcagcattgtatattgtacgcgtagttaGAAGCAGTGTTTCGCATGCCATAGGGCTAAGCctagtaattctccatcaaggcttcgcactcggagagccggagacccgttgcgGGGGCTGGTTGATGACGaatggagcgccctttaggagtagacgtgaccatgagatccataccgagtcatgcaggacgactggcctaagctggtcgggtagatctgttgtgggtagtggttacctgctcggtaggttgattttgaattgaatctactagagctagggtttcagcaagcttggtgctgacctaatcgatggagtcgagcaggtcggtgttgtcgatctacctccctttgtagcgaggaagcgaacgatgggttgtcggcgtggccgaagacgatgctggtgtggtcggagttagatccaacgtggtcagagctgtagctgatgctggtgaagcagtggtcgacgtatATTGGATCTGCACCTCCtttgtggtcatggcgatgaagttgttgaagctagtggtctaggtgatctggtcgatggtgaatgtgaggccgttcggcatagccatggaactggggatgatgaccatcttgttcatctagggagcagtatgcacaccccctacctggcacgccactgtcgatgaaatatggtcggcagtctacctaggggtatgcccaaggtagtagattatcggcagacaggtgcgcaagctacaaacgagatggtgacgcaagatagacacgaggttttatccaggttcggccgccgtgaaggcgtaatacctacatcctgtgtctggttgtattactgtatgtcaatgagatgatttttgagaggggtcccctgcccaccttatatagtctggggggtagggttacagatctggaaactaatcccaaccggttacaattgccataggtggccggataaggattcctattctaactgaccaggatcttgcttgatctccaagtctgtcttgattccttgcgcgggactccgagcagatcggttGGGCCatgcgtcatcttctagtgggtcgAACCCCCTGGTCTAGGCCGTCCCaaacctagccataagggtataggggttaatacccccacacattccatctcctccaatgtcgatgcaacacatgcaccaacatgatcaataataatatgatccacttcatatcatcacgtgatcatattggttcattgatcttgacttcacttgcttttcaccattgccttcgtccatcggcgccaagtcttgctcaagcttcaccgccacgcggtccatcgctccaaagccttcgacttgcccttcacgcttgcaaccggtccatcaagccaagtcttgtcttgatcttctccaccttgatcacatgactcaatgtcatgtctcatgtgcaataagctccttcatcatcacatgtgtgagctttgcaatatctccaaactattttcaccttcacggcatatgttgctcacacgcatgtacttgtggactaatcacctgtgcatctcacataaacacaattagtccacctagggttgtcactcaattaccaaaaccacacaaggacctttcaaccatgtcacctactgttaggctcagggactaagtgggcacacttcaccttacggtgaatgtgcgcttttcatttTAGGGCTCAACCCGTGGATTGGTTGCCTGCTTGGCTGGttctctgcctttcttctactttttggaccctggcaccacgtgatcACGTCACCTAttgccaggctcggggactaagtggacacacttcaccttgcagtgagtgtgttttctttaatctacAAGACTCCGTGTCTCtagaagttgaagaagattatctccctttctcgtggtcggactctaagtgggcacacttggttcacaacGAGGAAAATttcaattttgaacttgagctccttacatccttctagcaagccttacttgtgATACTCTGCTCGGCGATGATCCACAACTGCTTGGTGactcattagagtggtcggactatgagtctgactgctcggctttgtttacacctactcggacaagctcaagatgacaTTACAtagtggatacaaggcgctcggggactagctatggggggtatgaccccagatacccacgacagactacaTGGGTTGCGCTGCCAGGGGTGGTCCAGTCCACAAGACGAAGACCTATGGTGCACGGCACTactcggcgtgtaccgcaaggcatcaagggcgatatcctgaagatgctacgagatctgttggGATACGTTctatcccatgattcttgtaatctgttataactttctggttatctcttagatctaaccaacttgtaaccctatcccccagattatataaggcggacagggacccctcaaaacacacgtaatatcatatgatagccaatacaacccaatagaccataggagtagggtattacgtcgtgctgatggcccgaacctgcctaactcttgtgtctctattgccttcttgttcttgattatgcgcacctctgccgatcaatctaccttcgtgggatacccctcggaggactgtcgagcatcttttgtcgacagataGCTCCAGCCTCTTCATTTGCCAGACCGTCTACGCCAAGCGCATCGTCGAGTTGGGTGGGCTCACCGGCTGCAACCCAACACACACTcccatggaggagaggctgaagctgagccacgACAGCACGATGAAGGAGGTCGACACCACGTGGTATTGGTGCATTGTGGGTAGCCTTCGCTACCTCATCCACACACGGCTGGACCTGACGTTCGCCAttggctacgttagtcggttcatgcagcgaccgacgacggagcacgagCATGCTGTCAAGAGGATCCTCTGCTACGTTGCGGGCACTTCCGACTACGGCTTGCACTACCCGAGGTGTCCCGGTGCAGAGCACTTCATCGGGTACAACGACAGTGACCTCGCCGGCGACAGCGACACAAGCAAGAGCACTAGCGGGGCCctattcttcctcgacaagtGTCTAatcagctggcagtcggtcaagcagcaagtGGTGGATCTGTCTAGTTGCGAGGCGAAGTACATCACTGCCACAACCGCTTTGACTCAAGCTC includes these proteins:
- the LOC136525579 gene encoding secreted RxLR effector protein 161-like — translated: MEERLKLSHDSTMKEVDTTWYWCIVGSLRYLIHTRLDLTFAIGYVSRFMQRPTTEHEHAVKRILCYVAGTSDYGLHYPRCPGAEHFIGYNDSDLAGDSDTSKSTSGALFFLDKCLISWQSVKQQVVDLSSCEAKYITATTALTQALWLARLLGDILGRETEAVELRVDIKSSLALTKNPVFHERSKHIQIKYHFIRSCLDEGSIKAGYINTQDQLADLLTKSLGRVKLQELRARIGMVQIPQKAPHKT